A genome region from Fervidobacterium changbaicum includes the following:
- the rplV gene encoding 50S ribosomal protein L22, which produces MQPIVKREGLKRSKFHARRKEVLATLPKYEARAVARFVRISPRKARAVINSIRGKNVSEAYTILEFLPKKAARLVYNVLKSAVANATNNFGLSEDNLYIAECYVNDGPRMKRVWPRGRGRADIIQKRMSHITVVVRDREKEKEQKENAK; this is translated from the coding sequence ATGCAACCCATCGTCAAAAGAGAGGGACTCAAAAGGTCCAAGTTCCATGCGAGACGCAAAGAAGTTCTTGCTACTTTACCAAAGTATGAAGCACGTGCTGTTGCGAGGTTTGTCCGCATATCTCCAAGGAAGGCAAGAGCTGTCATCAACTCCATAAGGGGTAAGAATGTTTCAGAAGCGTATACAATTCTTGAATTTTTGCCTAAAAAGGCTGCACGACTCGTATATAATGTGCTAAAATCTGCAGTAGCGAATGCAACAAATAACTTTGGACTTTCCGAGGACAATCTTTACATTGCTGAGTGCTATGTGAACGATGGACCAAGAATGAAGAGAGTATGGCCACGCGGAAGAGGAAGAGCGGACATCATTCAAAAAAGGATGTCCCATATAACTGTTGTTGTTAGAGACAGGGAAAAAGAAAAAGAACAGAAAGAAAATGCAAAATAA
- the rplB gene encoding 50S ribosomal protein L2, translating to MGLKRFKPTTPGRRFMVIPDFSEITKTEPEKSLIVPLKKTGGRNHHGRITVRFRGGGHKRLYRIVDFRRWEKENIPAKVAAIEYDPNRTARIALLVYADGEKRYILAPNGLNVGDTVMAGPNAEIKPGNALPLENIPVGTIVHSIEFYPRGGAKIARSAGVSCQLMAKEGDYALLRMPSGELRKVHVRCYATVGVVGNEDHKNEVSGKAGRERWKGRRPHVRGVVMNPVDHPHGGGEGRGKGHHPQSPWGVPAKGYKTRRGKRPSDKFIVRRRNA from the coding sequence ATGGGTCTTAAAAGATTCAAGCCAACAACTCCAGGTAGAAGATTCATGGTCATACCAGACTTTTCGGAGATCACAAAAACAGAACCCGAAAAGTCGTTAATTGTTCCTCTTAAGAAGACAGGAGGAAGGAACCACCACGGTAGAATAACCGTTAGGTTCAGAGGTGGTGGCCACAAGAGGCTCTACAGAATAGTTGACTTTAGAAGATGGGAAAAAGAAAATATCCCCGCGAAGGTTGCAGCTATAGAGTACGATCCTAACAGGACTGCAAGAATTGCGTTACTTGTTTACGCTGATGGTGAAAAAAGGTATATCCTTGCTCCAAACGGTTTGAACGTTGGAGACACAGTAATGGCTGGACCAAACGCGGAAATTAAGCCCGGTAACGCGCTTCCACTTGAGAACATACCAGTTGGTACAATTGTGCACAGCATTGAATTCTATCCACGCGGTGGTGCCAAGATTGCAAGAAGTGCCGGTGTTTCCTGCCAGCTCATGGCAAAAGAAGGGGACTACGCACTTCTTAGGATGCCATCTGGTGAACTCAGAAAAGTTCACGTTAGATGCTATGCAACCGTTGGTGTTGTAGGTAACGAAGACCACAAAAACGAAGTGTCCGGTAAAGCTGGTAGGGAAAGATGGAAGGGTAGAAGGCCACACGTACGTGGTGTTGTCATGAACCCAGTTGACCACCCACATGGTGGTGGAGAAGGTAGAGGTAAAGGTCACCATCCACAGAGTCCATGGGGCGTTCCGGCAAAGGGTTACAAGACCAGAAGAGGTAAGAGGCCAAGCGACAAATTCATTGTGAGAAGAAGGAATGCTTAA
- the rpsC gene encoding 30S ribosomal protein S3, whose translation MGQKVHPKGFRLGLTTDWDAQWFNEKKYSEYLLEDEAIRDFIKKTYNQAGIARVFIQRPDAERVLVTIHAARPGILIGRKGAGITELRQALEGKFNRKFGVDIVEVKTPETEASLVAESIAQKIEKRASYKIVMKRAIAAAMRRGAKGIKIMVAGRLAGAEIARTEWYLKGRLPLQTLRAVIDYSTARAETKYGTIGVKVWIYKGDANI comes from the coding sequence GTGGGTCAAAAAGTTCATCCGAAGGGTTTTAGGCTTGGATTAACAACAGACTGGGATGCACAGTGGTTCAATGAAAAGAAATACAGCGAATACCTACTTGAAGACGAGGCTATAAGAGACTTCATAAAGAAGACCTACAACCAGGCAGGTATAGCAAGAGTGTTCATCCAAAGACCAGACGCCGAAAGAGTATTGGTTACAATCCACGCGGCAAGACCTGGAATACTCATAGGAAGGAAAGGTGCCGGTATAACGGAACTAAGACAAGCTCTTGAGGGCAAATTCAACAGGAAGTTCGGTGTTGATATAGTTGAAGTGAAAACGCCTGAGACCGAGGCAAGCCTTGTGGCAGAGTCCATAGCACAGAAAATTGAAAAGAGGGCTTCCTATAAGATTGTTATGAAAAGAGCAATTGCTGCGGCAATGAGAAGGGGAGCAAAAGGAATCAAGATAATGGTAGCCGGTAGGCTTGCTGGAGCTGAAATCGCAAGAACGGAATGGTACCTGAAAGGAAGACTCCCACTTCAAACTTTAAGAGCCGTTATAGACTACTCAACAGCAAGAGCAGAAACAAAATACGGAACCATCGGTGTAAAAGTTTGGATATACAAAGGCGATGCAAATATATAA
- the rpsS gene encoding 30S ribosomal protein S19 translates to MSRSSKKGPYVDPKLLKKIRMLNETGEKKIIKTWSRASTIVPEMVGHTIAVYNGMKHIPVYITENMVGHKLGEFSFTRRFGGHTNKSAKKGEVKK, encoded by the coding sequence ATGAGCCGTTCCAGTAAAAAGGGACCTTACGTTGATCCGAAACTGTTAAAGAAAATAAGGATGCTTAACGAAACTGGTGAGAAGAAGATAATCAAAACATGGAGTAGAGCAAGCACAATCGTTCCGGAAATGGTTGGTCACACGATAGCTGTATACAACGGAATGAAACATATACCAGTCTACATAACGGAGAATATGGTAGGACATAAGCTTGGCGAGTTTTCATTCACCAGGAGATTCGGAGGACACACAAACAAATCTGCTAAAAAAGGTGAGGTCAAGAAATAA
- the rplP gene encoding 50S ribosomal protein L16: MLMPKRVKYRKQQRGRTKGDAKGGALVAFGEYGLKALEPAWITAQQIEACRLAITRTLKKEGKLWIKIFPDKSYTKHPPETKLGKGKGNVEGWVAVVKPGKVMFEIGGVDEETAIRALEYAATKLPIKTKIVTRHHIGGEAV, translated from the coding sequence ATGTTGATGCCGAAAAGAGTAAAATACAGAAAACAGCAGAGAGGCCGAACAAAGGGCGATGCAAAAGGCGGAGCATTGGTCGCATTTGGTGAATACGGCCTTAAGGCATTAGAACCGGCTTGGATCACAGCACAACAGATAGAAGCATGTAGGTTGGCTATAACAAGGACACTTAAGAAAGAAGGAAAACTTTGGATAAAAATATTCCCAGACAAATCTTATACAAAACATCCACCTGAAACGAAGCTTGGAAAGGGAAAGGGTAACGTCGAAGGATGGGTTGCAGTAGTGAAACCAGGAAAGGTTATGTTTGAAATCGGTGGTGTGGACGAAGAGACAGCTATTAGAGCGCTCGAATATGCGGCGACAAAGCTCCCGATAAAGACAAAAATAGTCACGAGACATCACATAGGTGGTGAAGCAGTATGA
- the rplD gene encoding 50S ribosomal protein L4, with amino-acid sequence MAHVALLNIKGEKIGTIEVSDEVFNIEPNLDVMWRYIDMQLTNARSGTASTKTRGEVSGGGRKPWPQKHTGRARQGSIRAIHWRHGGVAHGPKPRKFLKRLNKKMKRLALKSALSVRFQEGNLIVVSDIRFDKPQTKQMREVLKALGIADEKVLFVLPKKEDSYVNVKLSGRNIPGVKVIIADNPNNNDGNNIDGLNVYDIINASKVVLTEGTVRKIEEVLGK; translated from the coding sequence ATGGCACATGTGGCACTTTTGAATATCAAAGGTGAGAAGATCGGAACGATTGAGGTTAGCGACGAAGTTTTTAACATTGAACCGAACCTCGATGTTATGTGGCGTTACATCGATATGCAGCTCACAAACGCAAGGTCAGGAACGGCATCGACAAAGACAAGAGGAGAAGTTTCTGGTGGTGGAAGGAAACCGTGGCCACAGAAACACACCGGTAGAGCAAGGCAAGGCTCGATAAGGGCTATTCACTGGAGACACGGTGGTGTTGCGCACGGTCCAAAACCAAGAAAGTTCTTGAAGAGATTGAATAAGAAAATGAAGAGGTTAGCACTGAAATCAGCGCTCTCTGTGAGATTCCAGGAAGGCAACCTTATAGTTGTGAGCGATATACGATTTGATAAGCCTCAAACAAAACAGATGAGAGAAGTTTTGAAGGCTCTCGGAATCGCTGACGAAAAGGTTCTTTTCGTTCTTCCAAAGAAAGAAGATTCCTACGTAAACGTTAAGCTTTCCGGAAGAAACATACCCGGTGTAAAGGTTATCATTGCTGACAACCCGAACAACAACGACGGAAATAACATTGACGGATTGAACGTTTACGATATCATCAACGCGTCAAAGGTTGTCCTTACGGAGGGCACCGTTCGCAAAATTGAGGAGGTGCTCGGAAAATGA
- the rpsJ gene encoding 30S ribosomal protein S10, which translates to MPGQKIRIRLRAYDHRLLDESAKKIVEVAKQTNAKVSGPIPLPTERTLYVVLRSPLKHKDSREQFEKKIHKRLIDIIDPNSKTIDALMKINLPAGVDVEINL; encoded by the coding sequence ATGCCAGGACAGAAAATTAGAATCAGACTAAGGGCATATGACCATAGATTATTGGATGAATCAGCAAAGAAGATAGTGGAAGTAGCTAAGCAGACGAATGCAAAGGTTTCAGGTCCAATTCCACTACCAACGGAAAGAACACTCTACGTTGTTCTTAGGTCACCGTTAAAGCACAAAGACTCACGTGAGCAATTCGAAAAGAAAATACACAAGAGACTTATAGATATCATTGATCCAAACTCAAAAACGATTGACGCTCTGATGAAGATAAACCTTCCAGCAGGTGTCGACGTTGAAATCAATCTGTGA
- the rplC gene encoding 50S ribosomal protein L3, giving the protein MKFIIARKVGMTRLWKDDKVVPVTVLKAGPCVVVQKKTADKDGYNAVQLGFEEVNEKRLTKPLLGVFKKANVKPMRVLKEFRVDSVDEYSVGQEITVAIFQEGDKIDITGWTKGRGYTGAMKRWNFQGGPKSHGAKFHRELGSVGQHTEPARIFKGKKMPGRYGNERVTVLNSEVVKVDPENNLIAVKGGVPGARGSLVLIRSAVKVDK; this is encoded by the coding sequence ATGAAATTTATAATTGCTAGAAAAGTTGGAATGACCCGCTTGTGGAAAGATGATAAGGTTGTTCCTGTTACGGTTCTTAAAGCTGGTCCATGCGTTGTTGTCCAAAAAAAGACAGCTGATAAAGACGGATACAATGCAGTCCAATTGGGATTCGAGGAAGTAAATGAGAAGAGACTTACAAAGCCACTTCTTGGAGTGTTCAAAAAGGCTAACGTAAAACCTATGAGAGTTTTAAAAGAATTTAGGGTTGACAGTGTAGACGAATACTCCGTTGGACAAGAAATCACAGTTGCAATTTTCCAAGAAGGCGATAAAATTGACATTACGGGATGGACAAAAGGTAGAGGTTACACTGGCGCAATGAAAAGATGGAACTTCCAAGGTGGTCCGAAATCGCACGGTGCGAAATTCCACCGAGAGCTTGGTTCTGTTGGTCAGCACACCGAACCAGCAAGAATTTTCAAAGGCAAGAAGATGCCTGGAAGATACGGAAACGAAAGGGTAACAGTACTCAATTCGGAAGTTGTGAAAGTCGATCCAGAAAATAACCTTATAGCAGTTAAGGGTGGAGTGCCAGGAGCGAGGGGCAGCCTTGTTCTCATCAGAAGCGCTGTGAAAGTAGACAAGTAA
- the rplW gene encoding 50S ribosomal protein L23 — MRKEYSDVIIRPIISEKSMNLRAEREYVFEVDKNANKKQIKEAVEKLFNVKVERVNTLIVKPKPKRDLRRGYMAREGHTKEWKKAIVKLAEGYTIKELQA; from the coding sequence ATGAGGAAAGAATACTCAGATGTCATCATCAGGCCGATTATCAGTGAAAAATCGATGAATCTACGTGCTGAAAGAGAATACGTTTTCGAAGTGGACAAGAATGCAAACAAGAAACAGATAAAAGAAGCTGTTGAAAAACTTTTCAACGTTAAGGTAGAGCGTGTGAACACACTTATCGTGAAGCCGAAGCCAAAAAGAGACCTCAGAAGAGGCTATATGGCGAGAGAAGGACATACAAAAGAATGGAAAAAGGCCATAGTCAAATTAGCAGAAGGCTACACGATTAAAGAACTCCAAGCGTAA